From the genome of Nasonia vitripennis strain AsymCx chromosome 1, Nvit_psr_1.1, whole genome shotgun sequence, one region includes:
- the LOC100116145 gene encoding inositol polyphosphate-4-phosphatase type I A isoform X9, producing MRFNKQELMTLATQPSQKFEKEGILYVRERQEGFFRRTEISLERWCRLRGNLLFYFKSREQWSEPLGVIILEQFSVRVEQPTNQIPYGFSIVFDGGVYQQLGANSSEERDSWLQALQLASYDCMRSQLLALRQRMEATSGHKHDTDIQMLRLKRGITTALRQYPSVGLSEPLTEMRSCSADPAEIPMCEISLACDNLLCDGHGRPPNPVLEVDVQTCHAKTWVKYARTEVVEKSSNPGFFTTVSFRASDGISAECRLRITAYDVRERVSQTATPIGSAIMTFSAVQDTPRLRIPLKSAKATTVGFLTINVWNLEAEDKGNSTESTPSRNVPSTANQMYCHRRSQSLPPRLGTKIKLPHQGQLKLLFANPHIQTYRFHSGLGGDICVHETMAESKLCFQFPQQLLGIWIQEEKELLQEVAGMGELREPWHTKQVELLDRHLHLLHSYSQAKENLAAFKGSYFKQSSRKNERSLEFAPLNLHLQRMWVHNDTLNKCGLYDFMSVGAFTAHSHKNKNGGLLRLVQALKESPVRGTQLYQGTSKISMAHDAIQAIKQLRRDVVEAMRSLMKLAKEKQTSGMLPICEDMVSKTRILLSLWDPGLVEEALTFLEEHKVAKVQEDINNDDSLTLNFKVNQSLSPYKRITQQLNFDLRSPDFDEFVTPDTPECVQDIWAKESAKSKYVSFAANNEINSNTEKQQTDENFVIFPEVEDEPKETDTTETVDKENLNGEDNNNHNNEDEEKAEFDRVNDLDLSKRFLDTQKMCNSPSANYYKPTDEPEPWDLTQLNIEASVMCLVSKVKFLCGRCSSPAVRLRNKNGIDRNQTLKSCLANNRGNATAVVTIQPKNGIKSEEASKLLENGAQQSGTDKQNSAASKAKEGATVIYCNTSSDKVCQAMDSMTRVIKSNSNQRNKFTEGLDFASIVDWTSELRPSMKKLRQAMDGLLKTARLTHSVFRVQEDTKTAIRVCNVRYRRDVCFSQALTALVSGLMAKLWCQRPDPMFLLILTTLGPLVSFEGLLSYYGDEIDMWGDMAVAVEDMHTVTFTLSRCGIHTSRVDGKSKATQFPSPRVIGSRTALTVLLPVPDAIYSLLPLVPSSKQTLSFNVTPVFFNIGINEMASLAESLGTTKSQEKSNVDNFDRLNEYYLRFKKLNLPTEPASARFGTRSALNQTLADMMINLKSSVQAKVNKNVEILQLSSQICRRMRGLRFTSCKSAKDRTGMSITLEQVNILATEYHLAEHELIRALDCMRSEGCRRENTWKNIGVRKYAFNSLQIMTLPKQYRPPIGTYGSAQT from the exons ATGAGGTTTAACAAGCAGGAGCTGATGACCCTGGCCACTCAGCCTTCCCAGAAATTTGAGAAGGAAGGTATACTTTATGTACGGGAGCGTCAGGAGGGCTTCTTTCGTAGAACAGAGA TAAGCCTCGAGCGCTGGTGCAGACTCCGGGGCAACCTCTTGTTTTACTTCAAGTCGAGGGAGCAGTGGTCCGAGCCCCTCGGCGTCATCATCCTCGAGCAGTTCTCCGTGCGCGTCGAGCAGCCGACCAATCAGATTCCTTATGGCTTCAGCATAG TGTTCGACGGTGGAGTCTATCAGCAACTCGGTGCCAATTCCTCAGAGGAGAGGGACAGCTGGCTACAAGCTCTGCAGTTAGCCAGCTACGATTGCATGCGCAGTCAGCTGTTGGCGCTCAGGCAGAGGATGGAAGCTACAAGTGGCCATAAGCACGACACCGACATTCAAATGCTCAGGCTCAAGCGCGGCATTACCACAG CGTTAAGGCAGTACCCGTCAGTAGGCCTAAGCGAGCCCCTGACCGAAATGCGCTCTTGCTCAGCAGATCCCGCGGAGATACCGATGTGCGAGATCTCGTTGGCGTGCGACAACCTGCTGTGCGACGGTCACGGCCGGCCGCCGAACCCCGTGCTCGAGGTCGATGTGCAGACCTGCCACGCCAAGACGTGGGTCAAGTACGCGCGCACCGAGGTCGTGGAGAAGAGCAGCAATCCGGGCTTCTTCACGACGGTGAGCTTCCGGGCGAGCGATGGCATCAGCGCCGAGTGTCGGCTCCGCATCACCGCCTACGACGTCAGGGAGCGGGTCAGCCAGACGGCCACGCCGATCGGCAGTGCCATCATGACCTTCAGCGCCGTCCAGGACACGCCGAG ATTGAGGATCCCGCTAAAATCGGCAAAGGCCACGACGGTGGGCTTTCTCACGATCAACGTGTGGAACCTGGAAGCTGAAGATAAGGGAAACAGTACTGAGAGTACGCCTTCCAGAAATGTGCCAAGTACCGCCAATCAAATGTATTGTCATAGGCGTTCACAGTCGCTTCCTCCGAGATTGGGTACGAAAATCAAACTCCCGCATCAGGGACAATTAAAACTTCTATTTGCCAATCCGCATATCCAGACGTACAG ATTTCATTCTGGTCTGGGTGGTGATATCTGCGTTCACGAGACAATGGCCGAAAGCAAATTGTGTTTTCAATTTCCCCAGCAACTGTT AGGAATTTGGATTCAAGAAGAAAAGGAGCTTTTGCAAGAAGTGGCCGGCATGGGCGAGTTGAGGGAACCTTGGCATACCAAACAAGTAGAGCTTCTGGATCGGCATTTGCACCTTTTACATTCTTATTCTCAAGCCAAAGAGAATCTTGCCGCCTTTAAAG GGAGCTACTTTAAACAATCGTCACGGAAGAACGAGAGATCGTTGGAGTTTGCACCTCTTAATTTGCATTTACAAAGAATGTGGGTCCATAACGATACCTTGAACAAATGCGGACTTTACGATTTTATGAGTGTCGGGGCTTTTACTGCTCATtctcacaaaaataaaaacggcGGTCTTTTAAG GTTAGTGCAAGCATTGAAAGAATCTCCAGTACGAGGTACTCAGCTGTACCAGGGAACGTCAAAGATCTCAATGGCCCACGATGCGATCCAAGCCATCAAACAACTTCGCCGAGACGTAGTGGAAGCGATGCGGTCACTTATGAAACTGGCGAAGGAAAAACAGACTAGTGGTATGCTACCCATATGCGAGGATATGGTCTCAAAGACTCGTATACTTCTCAGCCTTTGGGATCCCGGTCTGGTAGAGGAGGCGCTTACGTTTTTGGAAGAGCATAAAGTAGCCAAGGTTCAGGAGGACATAAATAACGATGACTCGCTTACCCTTAACTTTAAAGTCAATCAATCGCTTTCCCCGTACAAGAGAATCACGCAGCAACTGAATTTCGATTTAAGAAGTCCAGATTTCGACGAATTCGTAACGCCAGACACTCCTGAATGTGTACAAGACATTTGGGCGAAGGAAAGCGCGAAAAGCAAGTATGTCAGTTTCGCAGCGAATAATGAGATTAATAGTAATACGGAGAAACAGCAGACTGATGAGAATTTCGTGATATTCCCAGAG GTCGAGGACGAACCTAAAGAGACTGATACAACCGAGACTGTCGACAAAGAAAACCTCAATGGCGAAGACAACAATAACCACAATAACGAGGACGAAGAAAAAGCTGAATTCGATCGTGTCAATGACTTGGACTTGAGCAAACGCTTCCTTGATACACAAAAGATGTGCAATTCTCCCTCAGCCAATTATTACAAGCCAACCGATGAACCCGAGCCCTGGGATCTTACACAGCTGAATATTGAGGCGAGCGTTATGTGCCTCGTATCAAAAGTGAAGTTCCTTTGTGGACGTTGCAGCAGTCCTGCGGTGAGATTGCGTAATAAAAATGGTATAGATAGAAATCAGACGCTGAAGAGTTGTCTGGCCAATAACAGGGGTAACGCTACTGCAGTAGTGACGATTCAACCGAAGAACGGAATCAAGAGTGAAGAAGCGAGcaaattactagaaaatgggGCGCAACAGAGCGGGACTGATAAGCAGAATTCTGCTGCCTCTAAGGCCAAAGAAG GGGCAACTGTGATTTATTGTAATACGTCTTCCGATAAAGTGTGCCAAGCTATGGACTCCATGACGCGAGTGATAAAGAGTAATTCCAACCAAAGGAATAAATTTACGGAAGGTCTGGACTTTGCCTCGATCGTCGACTGGACGAGTGAATTAAGGCCGAGCATGAAAAAACTACGCCAAGCCATGGACGGCCTGTTAAAGACAGCTCGGCTAACACACTCAGTTTTTAGAGTGCAAGAGGATACTAAAACAGCCATTCGTGTGTGCAATGTTCGATATCGTCGAGATGTGTGCTTCAGTCAAGCg ctGACGGCTCTAGTATCTGGTTTGATGGCAAAACTTTGGTGTCAACGACCTGATCCCATGTTTTTACTGATCTTAACAACACTGGGTCCACTTGTGTCCTTTGAGGGCTTATTAAGTTACTACGGTGATGAAATTGATATGTGGGGGGATATGGCTGTTGCTGTTGAAGACATGCATACAGTCACCTTTACTTTGTCACGGTGCGGCATCCATACCAG CAGAGTAGATGGGAAATCAAAAGCCACACAATTTCCGTCGCCCAGAGTGATCGGATCACGAACTGCTTTGACGGTGCTTCTTCCTGTGCCAGATGCCATATATTCCTTACTTCCGTTAGTACCCTCTTCCAAGCAAACTCTCTCTTTCAACGTGACGCCCGTATTTTTCAATATCGGAATCAATGAAATGGCTTCTCTAGCCGAAAGCCTTGGAACAACAAAATCTCAAGAAAAAAGTAATGTGGATAACTTTGACCGACTAAATGAGTATTATTTAAGATTTAAGAAGTTAAATCTACCAACTGAACCTGCGTCCGCAAGAT TTGGAACACGATCGGCTCTTAATCAAACTTTGGCCGACATGATGATCAATCTAAAATCTTCAGTTCAAGCGAAAGTAAACAAGAATGTGGAGATATTACAATTATCTTCACAGATATGCAGACGTATGCGAGGGTTAAGATTTACGAGCTGCAAAAGCGCAAAGGATCGCACTGGCATGTCCATTACTTTAGAGCAAGTTAACATTCTTGCAACAGAGTATCATCTGGCTGAACATGAATTAATTAGAGCTCTGGACTGTATGCGAag cgAGGGATGTCGAAGAGAAAACACGTGGAAGAACATTGGGGTGCGAAAATATGCATTTAACAGCCTACAGATTATGACTCTTCCGAAACAGTATCGACCACCAATTGGTACTTACGGCTCGGCGCAGACTTAA
- the LOC100116145 gene encoding inositol polyphosphate-4-phosphatase type I A isoform X14, with protein MVSLERWCRLRGNLLFYFKSREQWSEPLGVIILEQFSVRVEQPTNQIPYGFSIVFDGGVYQQLGANSSEERDSWLQALQLASYDCMRSQLLALRQRMEATSGHKHDTDIQMLRLKRGITTDPAEIPMCEISLACDNLLCDGHGRPPNPVLEVDVQTCHAKTWVKYARTEVVEKSSNPGFFTTVSFRASDGISAECRLRITAYDVRERVSQTATPIGSAIMTFSAVQDTPRLRIPLKSAKATTVGFLTINVWNLEAEDKGNSTESTPSRNVPSTANQMYCHRRSQSLPPRLGTKIKLPHQGQLKLLFANPHIQTYRFHSGLGGDICVHETMAESKLCFQFPQQLLGIWIQEEKELLQEVAGMGELREPWHTKQVELLDRHLHLLHSYSQAKENLAAFKGSYFKQSSRKNERSLEFAPLNLHLQRMWVHNDTLNKCGLYDFMSVGAFTAHSHKNKNGGLLRLVQALKESPVRGTQLYQGTSKISMAHDAIQAIKQLRRDVVEAMRSLMKLAKEKQTSGMLPICEDMVSKTRILLSLWDPGLVEEALTFLEEHKVAKVQEDINNDDSLTLNFKVNQSLSPYKRITQQLNFDLRSPDFDEFVTPDTPECVQDIWAKESAKSKYVSFAANNEINSNTEKQQTDENFVIFPEVEDEPKETDTTETVDKENLNGEDNNNHNNEDEEKAEFDRVNDLDLSKRFLDTQKMCNSPSANYYKPTDEPEPWDLTQLNIEASVMCLVSKVKFLCGRCSSPAVRLRNKNGIDRNQTLKSCLANNRGNATAVVTIQPKNGIKSEEASKLLENGAQQSGTDKQNSAASKAKEGATVIYCNTSSDKVCQAMDSMTRVIKSNSNQRNKFTEGLDFASIVDWTSELRPSMKKLRQAMDGLLKTARLTHSVFRVQEDTKTAIRVCNVRYRRDVCFSQALTALVSGLMAKLWCQRPDPMFLLILTTLGPLVSFEGLLSYYGDEIDMWGDMAVAVEDMHTVTFTLSRCGIHTSRVDGKSKATQFPSPRVIGSRTALTVLLPVPDAIYSLLPLVPSSKQTLSFNVTPVFFNIGINEMASLAESLGTTKSQEKSNVDNFDRLNEYYLRFKKLNLPTEPASARFGTRSALNQTLADMMINLKSSVQAKVNKNVEILQLSSQICRRMRGLRFTSCKSAKDRTGMSITLEQVNILATEYHLAEHELIRALDCMRSEGCRRENTWKNIGVRKYAFNSLQIMTLPKQYRPPIGTYGSAQT; from the exons ATGG TAAGCCTCGAGCGCTGGTGCAGACTCCGGGGCAACCTCTTGTTTTACTTCAAGTCGAGGGAGCAGTGGTCCGAGCCCCTCGGCGTCATCATCCTCGAGCAGTTCTCCGTGCGCGTCGAGCAGCCGACCAATCAGATTCCTTATGGCTTCAGCATAG TGTTCGACGGTGGAGTCTATCAGCAACTCGGTGCCAATTCCTCAGAGGAGAGGGACAGCTGGCTACAAGCTCTGCAGTTAGCCAGCTACGATTGCATGCGCAGTCAGCTGTTGGCGCTCAGGCAGAGGATGGAAGCTACAAGTGGCCATAAGCACGACACCGACATTCAAATGCTCAGGCTCAAGCGCGGCATTACCACAG ATCCCGCGGAGATACCGATGTGCGAGATCTCGTTGGCGTGCGACAACCTGCTGTGCGACGGTCACGGCCGGCCGCCGAACCCCGTGCTCGAGGTCGATGTGCAGACCTGCCACGCCAAGACGTGGGTCAAGTACGCGCGCACCGAGGTCGTGGAGAAGAGCAGCAATCCGGGCTTCTTCACGACGGTGAGCTTCCGGGCGAGCGATGGCATCAGCGCCGAGTGTCGGCTCCGCATCACCGCCTACGACGTCAGGGAGCGGGTCAGCCAGACGGCCACGCCGATCGGCAGTGCCATCATGACCTTCAGCGCCGTCCAGGACACGCCGAG ATTGAGGATCCCGCTAAAATCGGCAAAGGCCACGACGGTGGGCTTTCTCACGATCAACGTGTGGAACCTGGAAGCTGAAGATAAGGGAAACAGTACTGAGAGTACGCCTTCCAGAAATGTGCCAAGTACCGCCAATCAAATGTATTGTCATAGGCGTTCACAGTCGCTTCCTCCGAGATTGGGTACGAAAATCAAACTCCCGCATCAGGGACAATTAAAACTTCTATTTGCCAATCCGCATATCCAGACGTACAG ATTTCATTCTGGTCTGGGTGGTGATATCTGCGTTCACGAGACAATGGCCGAAAGCAAATTGTGTTTTCAATTTCCCCAGCAACTGTT AGGAATTTGGATTCAAGAAGAAAAGGAGCTTTTGCAAGAAGTGGCCGGCATGGGCGAGTTGAGGGAACCTTGGCATACCAAACAAGTAGAGCTTCTGGATCGGCATTTGCACCTTTTACATTCTTATTCTCAAGCCAAAGAGAATCTTGCCGCCTTTAAAG GGAGCTACTTTAAACAATCGTCACGGAAGAACGAGAGATCGTTGGAGTTTGCACCTCTTAATTTGCATTTACAAAGAATGTGGGTCCATAACGATACCTTGAACAAATGCGGACTTTACGATTTTATGAGTGTCGGGGCTTTTACTGCTCATtctcacaaaaataaaaacggcGGTCTTTTAAG GTTAGTGCAAGCATTGAAAGAATCTCCAGTACGAGGTACTCAGCTGTACCAGGGAACGTCAAAGATCTCAATGGCCCACGATGCGATCCAAGCCATCAAACAACTTCGCCGAGACGTAGTGGAAGCGATGCGGTCACTTATGAAACTGGCGAAGGAAAAACAGACTAGTGGTATGCTACCCATATGCGAGGATATGGTCTCAAAGACTCGTATACTTCTCAGCCTTTGGGATCCCGGTCTGGTAGAGGAGGCGCTTACGTTTTTGGAAGAGCATAAAGTAGCCAAGGTTCAGGAGGACATAAATAACGATGACTCGCTTACCCTTAACTTTAAAGTCAATCAATCGCTTTCCCCGTACAAGAGAATCACGCAGCAACTGAATTTCGATTTAAGAAGTCCAGATTTCGACGAATTCGTAACGCCAGACACTCCTGAATGTGTACAAGACATTTGGGCGAAGGAAAGCGCGAAAAGCAAGTATGTCAGTTTCGCAGCGAATAATGAGATTAATAGTAATACGGAGAAACAGCAGACTGATGAGAATTTCGTGATATTCCCAGAG GTCGAGGACGAACCTAAAGAGACTGATACAACCGAGACTGTCGACAAAGAAAACCTCAATGGCGAAGACAACAATAACCACAATAACGAGGACGAAGAAAAAGCTGAATTCGATCGTGTCAATGACTTGGACTTGAGCAAACGCTTCCTTGATACACAAAAGATGTGCAATTCTCCCTCAGCCAATTATTACAAGCCAACCGATGAACCCGAGCCCTGGGATCTTACACAGCTGAATATTGAGGCGAGCGTTATGTGCCTCGTATCAAAAGTGAAGTTCCTTTGTGGACGTTGCAGCAGTCCTGCGGTGAGATTGCGTAATAAAAATGGTATAGATAGAAATCAGACGCTGAAGAGTTGTCTGGCCAATAACAGGGGTAACGCTACTGCAGTAGTGACGATTCAACCGAAGAACGGAATCAAGAGTGAAGAAGCGAGcaaattactagaaaatgggGCGCAACAGAGCGGGACTGATAAGCAGAATTCTGCTGCCTCTAAGGCCAAAGAAG GGGCAACTGTGATTTATTGTAATACGTCTTCCGATAAAGTGTGCCAAGCTATGGACTCCATGACGCGAGTGATAAAGAGTAATTCCAACCAAAGGAATAAATTTACGGAAGGTCTGGACTTTGCCTCGATCGTCGACTGGACGAGTGAATTAAGGCCGAGCATGAAAAAACTACGCCAAGCCATGGACGGCCTGTTAAAGACAGCTCGGCTAACACACTCAGTTTTTAGAGTGCAAGAGGATACTAAAACAGCCATTCGTGTGTGCAATGTTCGATATCGTCGAGATGTGTGCTTCAGTCAAGCg ctGACGGCTCTAGTATCTGGTTTGATGGCAAAACTTTGGTGTCAACGACCTGATCCCATGTTTTTACTGATCTTAACAACACTGGGTCCACTTGTGTCCTTTGAGGGCTTATTAAGTTACTACGGTGATGAAATTGATATGTGGGGGGATATGGCTGTTGCTGTTGAAGACATGCATACAGTCACCTTTACTTTGTCACGGTGCGGCATCCATACCAG CAGAGTAGATGGGAAATCAAAAGCCACACAATTTCCGTCGCCCAGAGTGATCGGATCACGAACTGCTTTGACGGTGCTTCTTCCTGTGCCAGATGCCATATATTCCTTACTTCCGTTAGTACCCTCTTCCAAGCAAACTCTCTCTTTCAACGTGACGCCCGTATTTTTCAATATCGGAATCAATGAAATGGCTTCTCTAGCCGAAAGCCTTGGAACAACAAAATCTCAAGAAAAAAGTAATGTGGATAACTTTGACCGACTAAATGAGTATTATTTAAGATTTAAGAAGTTAAATCTACCAACTGAACCTGCGTCCGCAAGAT TTGGAACACGATCGGCTCTTAATCAAACTTTGGCCGACATGATGATCAATCTAAAATCTTCAGTTCAAGCGAAAGTAAACAAGAATGTGGAGATATTACAATTATCTTCACAGATATGCAGACGTATGCGAGGGTTAAGATTTACGAGCTGCAAAAGCGCAAAGGATCGCACTGGCATGTCCATTACTTTAGAGCAAGTTAACATTCTTGCAACAGAGTATCATCTGGCTGAACATGAATTAATTAGAGCTCTGGACTGTATGCGAag cgAGGGATGTCGAAGAGAAAACACGTGGAAGAACATTGGGGTGCGAAAATATGCATTTAACAGCCTACAGATTATGACTCTTCCGAAACAGTATCGACCACCAATTGGTACTTACGGCTCGGCGCAGACTTAA